One region of Geovibrio ferrireducens genomic DNA includes:
- a CDS encoding glycine cleavage system protein R, protein MGKANLFSLMLVAGDRPGIVADITKVLLENNFNIEDSSSTLLQGFFAAILIVSREQPMSECEVKELFEELLEKKGVSVKVQSMTETEDAPAGEHYIISVYGSDKPGIVHKVASFLSGEGINIIDLQTKVAGKEKSPIYIMVLEVVLPEYFPDKTWTDKLKQISSELGTDIHVRQIETYEL, encoded by the coding sequence ATGGGAAAGGCAAACCTTTTTTCACTCATGCTCGTTGCGGGTGACAGGCCCGGTATAGTAGCTGACATAACCAAGGTTCTTCTTGAGAACAATTTTAATATCGAAGACTCAAGCTCCACGCTGCTTCAGGGTTTTTTTGCGGCAATATTAATAGTAAGCCGCGAACAGCCCATGAGCGAGTGCGAGGTTAAGGAACTTTTTGAGGAACTCCTTGAGAAAAAAGGTGTTTCCGTAAAAGTGCAGAGCATGACGGAAACCGAGGATGCTCCCGCGGGTGAGCACTACATAATATCCGTATACGGTTCAGACAAGCCCGGCATAGTGCATAAGGTGGCTTCATTTCTCTCCGGGGAAGGTATAAACATCATAGACCTTCAGACCAAAGTGGCGGGAAAGGAAAAATCGCCGATATACATTATGGTTCTGGAAGTTGTTCTGCCTGAATATTTTCCGGATAAAACATGGACGGACAAGCTTAAGCAGATCTCATCTGAGCTCGGAACCGACATACACGTCAGACAGATTGAAACATACGAGTTGTAA
- a CDS encoding response regulator transcription factor, whose amino-acid sequence MTEPEKKLKKYTVLYAEDDEGIRKSYEMILKKLCGTLHCASDGNEAFVLYTEKKPDILIADIKMPYTDGLQLIKRIRSSDKKLRILMTTAYTDEQYTLQAIELDISRYLVKPVMLEDLRGALQKCVRELEEKNPELICLENGLTYSFPLKSISSYEGEIPLTNIESRILEILIENRGRIVRYEKFESEIWRNEYMSKETLRSHIKFLRKKIGNEIIKSAKGLGYFINS is encoded by the coding sequence ATGACAGAACCGGAAAAGAAGCTGAAAAAATACACAGTGCTTTACGCCGAGGATGATGAAGGCATACGCAAAAGCTATGAAATGATACTTAAAAAGCTATGCGGAACCCTTCATTGCGCCTCAGACGGTAATGAGGCCTTCGTCCTTTATACCGAAAAGAAACCGGACATCCTCATAGCCGATATAAAAATGCCCTATACGGACGGATTGCAGCTTATCAAAAGAATACGCAGTTCCGACAAAAAGCTGCGCATACTCATGACCACTGCCTATACAGATGAGCAGTACACCCTGCAAGCAATAGAGCTGGACATAAGCAGATACCTTGTAAAACCTGTTATGCTTGAGGATCTCCGCGGCGCACTGCAAAAATGTGTACGCGAGCTGGAGGAAAAAAACCCGGAGCTGATTTGCCTCGAAAACGGGCTGACATACAGCTTTCCCCTTAAAAGCATTTCATCTTACGAAGGGGAAATCCCCCTCACCAATATTGAGTCGCGCATTCTGGAAATTTTGATTGAAAACCGCGGCAGAATAGTGCGTTATGAAAAATTTGAGTCTGAAATATGGCGAAATGAGTATATGTCCAAGGAAACCCTGAGAAGCCATATAAAATTTTTGAGAAAAAAAAT
- the def gene encoding peptide deformylase translates to MAVREVLVYPDPVLKEISEDVTELNDKIKQVIQDLKDTMDSSSHSVGIAAPQIGELYRIIAIDPGKNPKCEQSHGRQIMINPVILKWEGITPFREGCMSVPDYTGNVNRARKVLVQYLDENLEEKVIETEGFEAILIQHESDHLDGVLFIDRVISRRTDLFRRKKYK, encoded by the coding sequence ATGGCAGTAAGGGAAGTTCTGGTTTATCCCGATCCGGTTCTGAAAGAGATTTCGGAAGATGTGACGGAGCTGAACGATAAAATAAAGCAGGTCATACAGGATCTGAAAGATACAATGGATTCATCATCCCACTCCGTGGGAATAGCCGCACCGCAGATAGGTGAACTCTACAGGATCATAGCAATCGATCCGGGCAAAAACCCCAAGTGCGAGCAGAGCCACGGCAGACAGATAATGATCAACCCCGTGATACTGAAATGGGAAGGCATAACCCCTTTCAGAGAAGGGTGCATGAGTGTGCCGGATTATACTGGGAACGTGAACAGGGCAAGGAAGGTTCTTGTGCAGTATCTGGATGAGAATCTGGAAGAAAAAGTCATCGAAACCGAAGGCTTCGAGGCGATCCTCATTCAGCACGAATCAGACCACCTCGACGGCGTTCTGTTTATCGACCGAGTTATATCAAGAAGAACAGATCTTTTTCGCAGGAAAAAATATAAGTAA
- a CDS encoding ATP-dependent Clp protease ATP-binding subunit, with protein MFDLFTDRARRVILYSREAAEKLLQISIDTEHILMGLLREKTGVAADIFNKRGLDTNVLINDIKKMSVQGRNLMIKGSLPFSPMGKTVLEAAVEEARLLESKYINTEHILLGLLRERRGKAYMLLAKLGFELAPIREEIRALSSTKVQGATVSTPTIDEFGRDLTELAKEGKLDPVIGRSGEIERLIQILCRRIKNNAVIIGEPGVGKTAIVEGLAREMVSSGIPEFLKNKRLISLELGSLVAGTKYRGQFEERMKNLIKEIEQATNIIVFIDEIHTIVGAGAAEGSIDASNMLKPALARGSFQCIGATTLTEYRKHFEKDGALNRRFQTIFVNPPNTEETIGILGGIRKYYEDFHKVYIPDEVLKETVYLTDRYVTDKFQPDKSIDVIDEACSKLKLSVNILPDNLKEVKLKLDAAMDKRNRLIADNDFDTVEKVTKDIDRLGGKFRSLLGEWTQELDLNWPSLNNDHISEVVAMMTGIPVQKLREDQMERIVNIGKDIKKYVLGQDEAVDALARSIKRSFAGLNNPDRPLGSFIFLGPTGVGKTEVAKRLAEIVFGSAGALIRIDMSEYMEKFNVSRLVGAPPGYVGYEEGGKLTEQVRRKPYSVVLFDEIEKAHPEVMNILLQVLDEGHIHDSLGHMVNFKNTVVIMTSNLGTKLTLDSRSMGFSTSDDKVSFEIDYDRFRSNAFKELRERFSPEFLNRVDSHIVFKPLGKGDLFKIIDLQVEEINQRLEKHEKQVSLDDDVKEFLLSQDYNFNYGARPIKRLLQTHIEDNLSDILISGRYKKRRNLRAVLKDGQISFK; from the coding sequence ATGTTTGATCTTTTTACGGACAGAGCAAGGCGGGTGATTCTCTATTCCAGAGAGGCCGCAGAAAAGCTCCTCCAAATATCCATAGATACGGAGCACATCCTCATGGGGCTCCTCAGGGAGAAAACGGGTGTAGCCGCCGATATTTTTAATAAGCGCGGGCTGGACACCAACGTGCTCATAAACGACATCAAGAAAATGAGCGTTCAGGGAAGAAACCTGATGATAAAAGGGAGCCTCCCTTTCAGCCCCATGGGAAAAACTGTGCTTGAGGCGGCTGTGGAGGAAGCGCGGCTGCTGGAAAGCAAATATATAAACACAGAGCATATCCTCCTCGGTCTCCTGAGGGAGCGCAGAGGCAAGGCGTACATGCTCCTCGCCAAGCTGGGCTTTGAGCTTGCCCCGATAAGGGAGGAGATACGCGCTCTTTCCAGCACAAAAGTACAGGGAGCCACGGTCTCCACCCCCACAATAGACGAGTTCGGGCGTGATCTCACAGAACTTGCCAAGGAAGGCAAGCTTGATCCCGTTATAGGCCGCAGCGGGGAGATTGAAAGACTGATCCAGATCCTCTGCCGCAGGATAAAGAACAACGCAGTGATAATCGGCGAACCCGGCGTGGGCAAAACAGCCATAGTGGAAGGCCTCGCCCGTGAAATGGTCTCCTCCGGCATACCCGAATTCCTTAAAAACAAGCGCCTGATCTCCCTTGAACTCGGAAGCCTCGTTGCCGGAACCAAATACAGAGGCCAGTTTGAGGAAAGGATGAAAAACCTGATCAAGGAGATTGAACAGGCAACAAACATCATAGTCTTCATAGATGAAATACATACCATAGTCGGTGCGGGTGCTGCCGAAGGCTCCATTGATGCGTCCAACATGCTGAAACCCGCCCTTGCCAGAGGTTCTTTCCAGTGCATAGGCGCAACTACCCTAACGGAATACAGGAAGCACTTTGAAAAGGACGGTGCGCTGAACAGACGCTTTCAGACAATTTTTGTTAATCCGCCCAACACTGAGGAAACAATCGGAATCCTCGGCGGAATAAGAAAGTATTACGAAGACTTCCACAAGGTCTACATACCTGATGAGGTATTAAAGGAAACCGTTTACCTCACAGACAGGTATGTGACCGATAAATTCCAGCCTGACAAAAGTATAGACGTGATAGATGAAGCATGCTCAAAGCTTAAGCTCAGCGTGAACATACTCCCCGATAATCTCAAGGAGGTTAAGCTTAAGCTTGATGCCGCCATGGATAAACGGAACAGGCTGATAGCCGACAACGACTTTGACACTGTGGAAAAAGTGACAAAGGATATTGACCGCCTCGGCGGAAAGTTCCGCAGCCTCCTTGGGGAATGGACTCAGGAGCTTGATTTGAACTGGCCTTCACTGAACAATGACCACATATCCGAAGTGGTGGCGATGATGACGGGAATCCCCGTCCAGAAGCTCCGTGAAGACCAGATGGAGCGCATAGTCAACATCGGAAAGGATATAAAGAAATACGTTCTCGGACAGGATGAGGCCGTGGACGCGCTTGCCCGTTCCATAAAGCGCAGCTTCGCAGGGCTCAACAACCCTGACAGACCGCTGGGCTCCTTCATATTCCTCGGTCCCACAGGCGTGGGAAAAACTGAGGTCGCAAAACGCCTTGCCGAGATAGTTTTCGGCTCCGCCGGAGCACTCATACGCATAGACATGAGCGAGTATATGGAAAAGTTCAACGTTTCCAGGCTTGTCGGCGCACCCCCCGGATATGTCGGCTATGAAGAGGGGGGCAAACTCACCGAGCAGGTTCGCAGGAAGCCATACTCAGTGGTACTCTTCGATGAGATAGAGAAAGCGCACCCCGAAGTGATGAACATACTGCTGCAGGTTCTGGATGAAGGGCACATACATGACAGTCTGGGTCATATGGTTAACTTCAAAAACACTGTAGTGATAATGACCTCAAACCTCGGAACCAAGCTCACCCTTGATTCCCGCTCCATGGGTTTCAGTACCTCGGATGATAAGGTAAGCTTCGAGATAGATTATGACAGGTTCAGATCCAACGCATTTAAGGAGCTTCGGGAGCGTTTCTCCCCCGAATTTCTCAACAGGGTGGACAGCCACATAGTGTTCAAGCCGCTGGGCAAAGGTGATCTGTTCAAAATCATCGATCTTCAGGTGGAGGAAATCAACCAGAGGCTTGAAAAACACGAAAAGCAGGTTTCACTCGATGACGATGTTAAGGAATTCCTCCTTTCTCAGGACTATAACTTCAACTACGGAGCAAGGCCAATCAAACGCCTCCTCCAGACGCACATAGAAGACAACCTGTCGGATATACTCATCTCCGGCAGATACAAAAAACGCAGGAACTTAAGGGCGGTTTTAAAGGATGGACAAATCTCTTTCAAATAA
- a CDS encoding 2-dehydropantoate 2-reductase — translation MDKSLSNKRIAIVGAGAIGCYYGAFFTKAGFDTELIARGAHLKAMQETGKLVFKSRIHGDSVIPVKASGGLTGEYDVIIFAVKSQDTEAVCADAAKHLRKDGYAVSFQNGVENPAILEKHFGKNRVLAASLYIGVWIESPGVLNHTAFGNITFGAFSEESKTVEPYFAEILSKSSLEFNAAKSMKYILWKKLIWNIAYNPLSALLESTCGKMAKDPEVFALMVKMVKETLEAARMEGVEVPEEEWMPLIAHKDSLDDYKTSMLIDIQKNRQPEIDGILLPVISRLEAAGKGAPYCETVYRSLRFKYGRIFVYTPRVAADVIVRNGGSVLLVERKYEPKGWAIPGGFVEYGEKTEDAAVRELMEETGIKAESVTLLGIYSDPARDKRGHVASAVYYTESDAEPVAGDDAKTAKFFPMNALPADLAFDHAKILADYIKVKPV, via the coding sequence ATGGACAAATCTCTTTCAAATAAACGTATAGCCATAGTTGGAGCCGGGGCAATAGGCTGCTATTACGGCGCATTCTTCACCAAGGCGGGTTTTGATACCGAGCTCATAGCAAGGGGAGCGCATCTGAAAGCCATGCAGGAAACAGGCAAGCTTGTGTTTAAAAGCAGAATACACGGGGATTCTGTTATCCCTGTCAAGGCGTCAGGCGGGCTTACGGGTGAGTATGATGTTATAATCTTCGCCGTTAAATCGCAGGACACCGAAGCAGTGTGCGCAGATGCCGCGAAGCACCTCAGAAAAGACGGCTACGCTGTTTCGTTCCAGAACGGAGTGGAAAACCCGGCTATTCTGGAAAAGCACTTCGGTAAAAACCGTGTTCTCGCTGCGAGCCTTTACATCGGCGTGTGGATAGAATCACCGGGGGTGCTGAACCACACAGCCTTCGGAAATATCACCTTCGGCGCTTTCAGTGAGGAGAGCAAAACCGTAGAGCCATATTTTGCCGAAATTCTCAGCAAATCCAGCCTGGAGTTTAATGCGGCAAAAAGCATGAAGTATATTCTGTGGAAAAAGCTTATCTGGAACATTGCCTACAACCCGCTTTCCGCGCTTCTGGAAAGCACCTGCGGCAAAATGGCAAAAGATCCGGAAGTCTTTGCCCTCATGGTGAAAATGGTTAAGGAAACCCTTGAGGCGGCACGGATGGAAGGGGTGGAAGTTCCCGAAGAGGAATGGATGCCGCTTATAGCCCACAAGGACAGTCTGGACGATTATAAAACCAGCATGCTCATCGATATACAGAAGAACAGACAGCCTGAGATTGACGGCATACTCCTGCCTGTCATAAGCCGTCTGGAAGCCGCGGGCAAAGGAGCGCCCTACTGCGAAACTGTGTACAGATCGCTCAGGTTTAAATACGGCAGAATATTTGTCTACACACCGAGAGTGGCTGCGGATGTTATAGTAAGAAACGGCGGCTCCGTTCTCCTCGTGGAAAGAAAGTACGAGCCCAAAGGCTGGGCTATACCCGGCGGATTTGTTGAATACGGCGAAAAGACAGAGGACGCTGCTGTGCGCGAACTGATGGAAGAGACAGGCATTAAGGCTGAATCCGTAACACTGCTGGGCATTTACTCAGACCCGGCAAGGGATAAGCGCGGTCATGTGGCTTCCGCTGTATATTACACAGAATCTGATGCCGAACCCGTAGCGGGTGATGATGCAAAAACAGCAAAATTCTTCCCGATGAATGCCCTGCCCGCCGATCTGGCGTTTGACCACGCCAAAATACTGGCGGATTACATAAAAGTGAAGCCTGTATGA
- a CDS encoding sigma-54 interaction domain-containing protein produces the protein MINNEMFLNDTILNIFKSTDVETLLTNSLKCLKRYIPIDMIDLSYYLEEEHSILRLCTVEENRTYKDLYIKLPDSIKPEDFKRGFPNDCVYNYNERVAQTENKTNFICPTEGNSCIVLQCRNAGHVIGNLAIKVYKENVYTDEHKNLLRLLATPYTMALCTAITAREMRNSNYSSVKNSISQDSALTNFAMSVEPDMNKLLTQAKEVAEFSSAVLLTGETGVGKEVFANFIHSNSDRKHEAFIKINCGAIPETLIDNELFGHEKGAFTGADSSRKGRFELAHNGTLFLDEVGELPLNSQTKLLRALQFGEIERLGGGKAIKVNVRVISATNKNLPKMVKDGTFREDLFWRLNVFPIEIPPLRERKGDIPILLRHITEKICRKFGIKNIPEIDGSVMEKLISYQWPGNVREMENIVEREIIMNHATEMKFEHINTGMQFSSQPEQIITESNIALDHVMKAYILKTLHQTNWRISGKNGAAYILGIHPNTLRHRMKKLGIF, from the coding sequence ATGATCAACAATGAAATGTTTCTTAACGACACCATTCTTAATATTTTTAAGAGTACAGATGTTGAAACTCTTCTTACAAACTCACTCAAATGTCTGAAGAGGTACATCCCCATTGATATGATAGATCTGTCATATTATTTGGAGGAGGAACACAGTATACTGCGTTTATGCACAGTAGAAGAGAACAGAACCTACAAGGATCTTTACATAAAGCTACCTGACAGCATCAAACCAGAAGACTTTAAGCGCGGTTTCCCCAATGATTGTGTATATAACTATAATGAAAGAGTAGCCCAGACAGAGAATAAAACCAACTTTATCTGCCCTACGGAGGGCAACTCCTGCATAGTTCTTCAATGCAGAAACGCAGGGCACGTCATAGGCAACCTTGCGATTAAGGTTTACAAGGAAAATGTCTATACCGATGAGCATAAAAATCTTCTGCGCCTTCTGGCAACCCCATATACCATGGCACTATGCACTGCCATCACTGCCAGAGAGATGCGCAACAGCAATTACAGCAGTGTGAAAAACAGCATATCGCAGGATTCTGCATTAACAAACTTTGCCATGTCCGTGGAGCCTGATATGAACAAGCTTCTCACACAGGCAAAAGAGGTAGCCGAATTTTCAAGCGCTGTTCTCCTCACAGGGGAAACCGGAGTAGGGAAAGAGGTTTTCGCTAACTTCATACACAGCAATTCAGACAGAAAACACGAGGCCTTCATAAAAATAAACTGTGGAGCAATCCCTGAAACTCTTATAGACAATGAACTTTTCGGACATGAGAAAGGAGCGTTCACGGGGGCGGATTCATCAAGAAAAGGGCGGTTCGAGCTGGCGCACAATGGAACGCTCTTTCTGGACGAGGTGGGAGAGCTGCCTTTGAATTCTCAGACAAAGCTTCTGCGTGCGCTCCAGTTCGGGGAAATAGAGCGTCTCGGCGGAGGAAAAGCGATCAAGGTCAATGTGCGCGTTATCTCCGCCACTAATAAAAACCTGCCAAAAATGGTGAAGGACGGAACATTCAGAGAAGATCTGTTCTGGAGACTGAATGTTTTCCCCATTGAAATTCCGCCTCTGAGAGAGCGAAAAGGGGATATTCCGATTCTTCTCAGGCATATAACAGAAAAAATATGCAGAAAGTTTGGAATCAAAAATATACCCGAAATTGACGGCTCTGTAATGGAGAAACTCATCAGCTATCAGTGGCCGGGAAACGTCAGGGAAATGGAAAACATAGTTGAACGCGAAATCATAATGAATCATGCAACAGAGATGAAGTTTGAACATATAAATACCGGAATGCAGTTCAGCAGTCAGCCGGAGCAAATCATCACTGAAAGCAATATCGCACTTGACCATGTTATGAAAGCGTACATTCTCAAAACTCTTCATCAGACCAACTGGAGAATAAGCGGAAAAAACGGCGCAGCGTATATTCTGGGAATACATCCCAACACACTGCGCCACAGGATGAAAAAACTGGGAATATTTTAA